The Salvia splendens isolate huo1 chromosome 21, SspV2, whole genome shotgun sequence genome includes a window with the following:
- the LOC121783987 gene encoding uncharacterized protein LOC121783987, with amino-acid sequence MGGEGEGPPPLYQPKDDHWTHFDNSVNAVSFGFIATAILVSMFLLMAIFEKFLRTTSPERRRRSVIEAQNHVAAFSAKLGYYPSHKATEVSVVMPGEKVPTFIAQPAPAPCPPERGSWPLHNPDVPIPD; translated from the exons ATGGGCGGCGAAGGAGAAGGGCCGCCGCCGCTGTACCAACCGAAAGACGACCACTGGACTCACTTTGACAACTCCGTGAATGCAGTATCTTTCGGCTTCATCGCCACCGCCATTCTCGTCTCCATGTTTCTTCTCATGGCCATTTTCGAGAAATTCCTCCGAACCACCTCGCCggagcgccgccgccgctccGTTATTGAAGCCCAGAATCATGTTGCTGCTTTCAGTGCTAAGCTCGGCTACTACCCATCTCACAAA gcCACGGAGGTTTCTGTGGTGATGCCGGGTGAGAAAGTGCCGACCTTCATCGCTCAGCCAGCTCCGGCTCCTTGCCCTCCGGAGCGTGGTTCGTGGCCTCTGCATAATCCCGATGTGCCCATCCCCGACTAG